One genomic region from Saccharomyces cerevisiae S288C chromosome XI, complete sequence encodes:
- the MYO3 gene encoding myosin 3 (One of two type I myosins; localizes to actin cortical patches; deletion of MYO3 has little effect on growth, but myo3 myo5 double deletion causes severe defects in growth and actin cytoskeleton organization; MYO3 has a paralog, MYO5, that arose from the whole genome duplication) — protein MAVIKKGARRKDVKEPKKRSAKIKKATFDANKKKEVGISDLTLLSKISDESINENLKKRFKNGIIYTYIGHVLISVNPFRDLGIYTNAVLESYKGKNRLEVPPHVFAIAESMYYNLKSYNENQCVIISGESGAGKTEAAKRIMQYIAAASNSHSESIGKIKDMVLATNPLLESFGCAKTLRNNNSSRHGKYLEIKFNSQFEPCAGNITNYLLEKQRVVGQIKNERNFHIFYQFTKGASDTYKQMFGVQMPEQYIYTAAAGCTTADTIDDVKDYEGTLEAMRTIGLVQEEQDQIFRMLAAILWIGNISFIENEEGNAQVGDTSVTDFVAYLLQVDASLLVKCLVERIMQTSHGMKRGSVYHVPLNPVQATAVRDALAKAIYNNLFDWIVDRVNVSLQAFPGADKSIGILDIYGFEIFEHNSFEQICINYVNEKLQQIFIQLTLKAEQETYEREKIKWTPIKYFDNKVVCDLIEAKNPPGILAAMNDSIATAHADSNAADQAFAQRLNLFNSNPYFELRANKFVIKHYAGDVTYDINGITDKNKDQLQKDLIELIGTTTNTFLSTIFPDDVDKDSKRRPPTAGDKIIKSANELVETLSKAEPSYIRTIKPNQTKSPNDYDDHQVLHQVKYLGLQENVRIRRAGFAYRQTFEKFVERFYLLSPDCSYAGDYTWDGDTLEAVKLILRDAMIPEKEFQLGVTSVFIKTPESLFALEDMRDKYWYNMAARIQRAWRRFLQRRIDAAIKIQRTIREKKGGNKYVKLRDYGTKLLAGKKERRSMSLLGYRAFMGDYLSCNESKTKGSYIRRQVGIKDKVVFSIKGECLHSKFGRSAQRLKKVFILTKKTFYIIGQTREQNAMKYTQDYKIDVGKIKQVSLTNLQDDWMGVILVNSTQSDPLINTPFKTELMTRLKKLNEKIMIKVGPTIEYHKQPNKLHTVRSKISDSAPKYGDIYKSSTIYVRRGHPANSKSNKKPKNPGGLSGKPIKSKKSKHKSTHKHTHSHRSHRDAAKKQPLPSQKPVNPLSLAATAAQAAYNPKPDKTVPIKSSAIPAAKVSSKHSSKPSSKEKVAVKKASSSHKSSSAKQNQVSMPPSKGVEKNKEPLKETTATATANIPIPPPPPPMGQPKDPKFEAAYDFPGSGSSSELPLKKGDIVFISRDEPSGWSLAKLLDGSKEGWVPTAYMTPYKDTRNTVPVAATGAVNDVTNQKSSQIDNTISSAQEGVQFGSATVGPTSDNQSNPVGTFSDGLASALAARANKMRAESADDDDNDDGDDDDDW, from the coding sequence ATGGCTGTCATAAAAAAGGGAGCACGCAGAAAGGACGTTAAGGAGCCCAAGAAGAGATCTgcaaaaatcaaaaaggcTACATTTGAtgcaaataaaaagaaagaagtaGGTATTTCTGATTTGACACTTTTGTCAAAAATATCTGATGAATCtatcaatgaaaatttgaaaaaaagatttaaGAATGGAATTATTTATACCTATATTGGCCATGTGTTAATTAGTGTAAATCCGTTCCGCGATTTGGGAATATATACAAATGCCGTTTTAGAGTCatataaaggaaaaaatagaCTTGAAGTTCCACCACACGTGTTTGCTATTGCGGAATCTATGTACTACAATCTCAAATCATACAATGAAAATCAGTGTGTTATTATTTCTGGTGAGTCTGGTGCCGGTAAGACAGAAGCAGCCAAACGTATTATGCAATATATTGCAGCTGCATCTAATAGCCATTCAGAATCGATTGGGAAGATCAAAGATATGGTTCTTGCTACTAATCCACTTCTCGAGTCATTCGGTTGTGCTAAAACTCTGCGGAACAACAATTCTTCAAGGCACGGGAAGTATCTAGAAATTAAATTCAACTCACAATTTGAACCTTGCGCAGGTAATATCACAAATTATTTGCTAGAGAAACAAAGAGTTGTTGGTCAAATTAAGAACGAAAGAAactttcatattttttaccAATTCACTAAGGGAGCATCTGATACATATAAACAGATGTTCGGTGTGCAAATGCCTGAGCAATATATTTACACTGCTGCGGCTGGCTGTACTACTGCAGATACAATTGATGACGTAAAAGATTACGAAGGCACGTTAGAGGCTATGAGAACCATTGGTTTAGTCCAGGAAGAACAAGACCAAATTTTTAGGATGCTGGCGGCAATTCTGTGGATTGGTAACATTTCCTTtatagaaaatgaagaggGCAATGCTCAGGTAGGAGATACCTCAGTGACTGATTTTGTCGCTTATTTGTTGCAGGTTGATGCTTCGTTACTGGTAAAATGTTTAGTGGAAAGAATCATGCAAACCAGTCATGGAATGAAGAGAGGCTCAGTTTATCATGTACCTTTGAACCCAGTCCAAGCAACTGCGGTGAGAGACGCCCTTGCTAAGGCAATTTATAATAATTTATTCGACTGGATTGTCGATAGGGTTAACGTATCTTTGCAGGCATTTCCTGGTGCTGATAAATCAATTGGGATTCTAGACATTTACGGCTTcgaaatttttgaacacAACTCTTTTGAGCAAATATGTATCAATTATGTTAATGAAAAGTTACAACAGATTTTTATCCAATTGACTTTGAAGGCTGAGCAAGAAACTtatgaaagagaaaaaatcaaatggACCCCCATCAAATACTTTGACAATAAAGTTGTCTGTGATTTAATCGAGGCGAAAAATCCACCGGGCATTCTTGCTGCAATGAATGACTCTATTGCAACTGCTCATGCAGACTCCAATGCCGCTGACCAGGCGTTTGCTCAACGACTTAACTTATTTAATTCAAATCCATACTTCGAATTAAGGGCCAACAAATTTGTTATTAAACATTACGCTGGAGATGTCACCTATGACATCAATGGTATCACcgataaaaataaagacCAACTTCAAAAGGACCTAATTGAATTAATTGGAACAACGACAAATACATTCCTTTCCACAATTTTTCCTGATGATGTTGACAAAGATTCAAAGAGACGGCCTCCAACAGCAGGTGacaaaattattaaaagtGCAAATGAACTGGTGGAAACTTTGTCAAAAGCTGAGCCTTCCTATATCAGAACAATCAAGCCTAATCAAACTAAATCACCAAATGATTATGATGATCACCAAGTGCTACATCAAGTAAAATATTTGGGTTTGCAAGAAAATGTTCGTATCAGGAGAGCCGGTTTCGCTTACAGACAAACTTTCGAAAAATTCGTCGAAAGATTTTATTTACTATCTCCAGATTGTTCATATGCTGGTGATTACACTTGGGATGGGGACACCCTTGAGGCAGTCAAGCTTATTTTAAGAGATGCCATGATaccagaaaaagaatttcaaCTTGGAGTGACAAGCGTATTCATTAAAACTCCAGAATCTCTATTTGCTCTAGAAGACATGCGTGATAAATACTGGTACAACATGGCTGCTAGAATCCAGAGAGCATGGAGAAGGTTTCTTCAAAGGCGTATTGATGCTGCGATAAAAATTCAGCGTACTATCAGAGAGAAAAAGGGTGGAAACAAGTACGTCAAGCTTCGTGATTATGGAACCAAACTTTTAGCGggtaaaaaagagagaagaTCCATGTCTTTACTTGGATACAGGGCTTTTATGGGTGATTACTTATCCTGCAATGAGTCTAAAACGAAAGGATCGTACATCAGAAGACAGGTAGGAATTAAGGATAAAGTTGTTTTTTCGATAAAGGGGGAATGCCTGCACTCTAAATTTGGCAGATCAGCTcaaagattgaaaaaagtgtTTATCttaacaaaaaagacaTTTTATATTATTGGACAAACACGGGAACAGAATGCTATGAAATATACACAAGATTATAAAATTGATGTCGGTAAAATTAAACAAGTGAGCTTAACAAACCTCCAAGACGATTGGATGGGCGTTATCCTTGTTAATAGTACACAATCCGATCCACTCATTAACACGCCTTTCAAGACGGAATTAATGACacgtttgaaaaaattaaatgaaaAGATAATGATAAAAGTTGGTCCCACGATTGAGTATCACAAACAACCAAACAAGTTGCACACTGTCCGCTCAAAGATAAGCGATTCAGCACCGAAATACGGTGACATCTACAAGTCAAGTACAATATACGTGCGTCGTGGACACCCTGCTAACTCCAAATCGAATAAAAAACCTAAGAATCCAGGTGGGTTGAGCGGGAAACCTAtcaaaagcaaaaagagTAAACACAAATCTACTCATAAGCATACACATAGCCATAGAAGTCATAGGGATGCTGCAAAAAAGCAACCTCTCCCTTCGCAAAAACCTGTGAATCCGTTATCTTTGGCAGCTACCGCTGCACAGGCAGCATACAATCCTAAACCGGATAAGACCGTACCAATAAAGTCATCTGCAATCCCTGCTGCAAAAGTAAGCTCGAAACACAGCTCAAAACCCTCATCGAAGGAAAAAGTCGCAGTAAAGAAAGCCTCCTCAAGCCACAAATCCTCATCCGCCAAGCAAAACCAGGTATCGATGCCACCTTCAAAAGGggttgaaaaaaataaagaaccGTTAAAGGAGACAACTGCAACTGCAACTGCAAACATACCAATACCACCACCCCCTCCCCCCATGGGCCAACCAAAGGATCCGAAATTCGAAGCTGCATACGACTTTCCAGGTTCCGGATCATCTTCGGAGTTGCCATTAAAAAAGGGCGATATTGTATTTATAAGCAGAGATGAACCTAGTGGTTGGTCTTTAGCAAAGCTTCTCGATGGAAGCAAAGAAGGTTGGGTTCCTACTGCTTATATGACTCCTTATAAAGACACAAGAAATACGGTGCCTGTTGCAGCGACAGGGGCAGTGAATGACGTTACAAATCAGAAATCAAGCCAAATCGACAATACCATTTCAAGTGCACAAGAAGGTGTACAGTTTGGAAGTGCAACAGTTGGACCCACTAGTGATAATCAGAGTAATCCGGTGGGGACGTTTAGCGACGGTTTAGCTTCTGCATTGGCAGCAAGAGCAAACAAAATGCGGGCGGAAAGTGCtgacgatgatgataatgacgatggcgatgatgatgatgactgGTAA
- the PMU1 gene encoding putative phosphomutase (Putative phosphomutase; contains a region homologous to the active site of phosphomutases; overexpression suppresses the histidine auxotrophy of an ade3 ade16 ade17 triple mutant and the temperature sensitivity of a tps2 mutant; localizes to cytosol an peroxisomes), producing MSLRAVPGYFAAYPSEGFQGLDSTKYDHLELINHKNWKELYHAIPRNTKNRHYKLLILARHGQGYHNAAILRYGMEKWDAYWSLLSGDEHGEWLDSKLTPLGKDQVRRTGSNVLLPMAKQLGMLPHVFFSSPMRRCLETFIESWTPVLAETQELPAGTKISTRIIEGLRETLGSHTCDKRVAHSMAVDEYQDFSTESGHTVHWQYVPDYPEDDELWLPDHRETCAEMDKRTLNGLFELFNQLSSEEKFISLTCHSGVIQSVLRNLQHPPIYNLDTGKVVAVVVEVPVNTADRGRL from the coding sequence ATGTCACTCAGAGCAGTCCCAGGATATTTTGCTGCATATCCAAGTGAGGGTTTTCAAGGATTAGACTCCACGAAATATGATCACTTAGAATTGATTAACCATAAGAATTGGAAGGAACTGTATCATGCTATCCCTAGAAATACCAAAAATCGCCACTATAAGCTGTTGATTTTAGCTAGGCATGGTCAAGGTTACCACAATGCTGCCATACTGAGGTACGGTATGGAGAAATGGGACGCCTATTGGTCGTTGCTTTCGGGCGATGAACATGGAGAGTGGCTTGACTCTAAACTGACACCTCTGGGTAAAGATCAAGTTAGAAGAACAGGATCGAATGTCTTGCTACCAATGGCAAAGCAATTAGGTATGCTACCTCATGTGTTTTTCAGTTCTCCAATGAGAAGATGTCTCGAAACATTCATTGAGTCGTGGACACCAGTGTTAGCGGAGACGCAAGAATTACCGGCCGGAACTAAAATTTCTACACGCATTATAGAAGGTCTAAGGGAGACGTTGGGCTCTCACACTTGTGACAAAAGAGTGGCTCACTCAATGGCAGTTGACGAATACCAGGATTTCAGCACGGAATCGGGCCACACTGTACATTGGCAATATGTACCAGATTACccagaagatgatgaattgTGGCTTCCTGATCATAGAGAAACGTGTGCTGAAATGGACAAACGTACACTGAATGGATTATTTGAACTATTTAATCAATTGTCAAgcgaagaaaaattcatctCGCTTACTTGTCACTCAGGTGTCATTCAAAGTGTCTTGAGAAACTTACAGCATCCTCCAATTTATAACCTGGACACAGGTAAAGTCGTCGCTGTCGTCGTGGAAGTACCAGTCAACACGGCCGATCGCGGCAGGCTCTGA
- the PGM1 gene encoding phosphoglucomutase PGM1 (Phosphoglucomutase, minor isoform; catalyzes the conversion from glucose-1-phosphate to glucose-6-phosphate, which is a key step in hexose metabolism; PGM1 has a paralog, PGM2, that arose from the whole genome duplication) yields the protein MSLLIDSVPTVAYKDQKPGTSGLRKKTKVFMDEPHYTENFIQATMQSIPNGSEGTTLVVGGDGRFYNDVIMNKIAAVGAANGVRKLVIGQGGLLSTPAASHIIRTYEEKCTGGGIILTASHNPGGPENDLGIKYNLPNGGPAPESVTNAIWEASKKLTHYKIIKNFPKLNLNKLGKNQKYGPLLVDIIDPAKAYVQFLKEIFDFDLIKSFLAKQRKDKGWKLLFDSLNGITGPYGKAIFVDEFGLPAEEVLQNWHPLPDFGGLHPDPNLTYARTLVDRVDREKIAFGAASDGDGDRNMIYGYGPAFVSPGDSVAIIAEYAPEIPYFAKQGIYGLARSFPTSSAIDRVAAKKGLRCYEVPTGWKFFCALFDAKKLSICGEESFGTGSNHIREKDGLWAIIAWLNILAIYHRRNPEKEASIKTIQDEFWNEYGRTFFTRYDYEHIECEQAEKVVALLSEFVSRPNVCGSHFPADESLTVIDCGDFSYRDLDGSISENQGLFVKFSNGTKFVLRLSGTGSSGATIRLYVEKYTDKKENYGQTADVFLKPVINSIVKFLRFKEILGTDEPTVRT from the coding sequence ATGTCACTTCTAATAGATTCTGTACCAACAGTTGCTTATAAGGACCAAAAACCGGGTACTTCAGGTTTACGTAAGAAGACCAAGGTTTTCATGGATGAGCCTCATTATACTGAGAACTTCATTCAAGCAACAATGCAATCTATCCCTAATGGCTCAGAGGGAACCACTTTAGTTGTTGGAGGAGATGGTCGTTTCTACAACGATGTTATCATGAACAAGATTGCCGCAGTAGGTGCTGCAAACGGTGTCAGAAAGTTAGTCATTGGTCAAGGCGGTTTACTTTCAACACCAGCTGCTTCTCATATAATTAGAACATACGAGGAAAAGTGTACCGGTGGTGGTATCATATTAACTGCCTCACACAACCCAGGCGGTCCAGAGAATGATTTAGGTATCAAGTATAATTTACCTAATGGTGGGCCAGCTCCAGAGAGTGTCACTAACGCTATCTGGGAAGCGTCTAAAAAATTAACTCACTATAAAATTATAAAGAACTTCCCCAAGTTGAATTTGAACAAGCTTGGtaaaaaccaaaaatatGGCCCATTGTTAGTGGACATAATTGATCCTGCCAAAGCATACGTTCAATTTCTGAAggaaatttttgattttgactTAATTAAAAGCTTCTTAGCGAAACAGCGCAAAGACAAAGGGTGGAAGTTGTTGTTTGACTCCTTAAATGGTATTACAGGACCATATGGTAAGGCTATATTTGTTGATGAATTTGGTTTACCGGCAGAGgaagttcttcaaaattggCACCCTTTACCTGATTTCGGCGGTTTACATCCCGATCCGAATCTAACCTATGCACGAACTCTTGTTGACAGGGTTGACCGCGAAAAAATTGCCTTTGGAGCAGCCTCCGATGGTGATGGTGATAGGAATATGATTTACGGTTATGGCCCTGCTTTCGTTTCGCCAGGTGATTCTGTTGCCATTATTGCCGAATATGCACCCGAAATTCCATACTTCGCCAAACAAGGTATTTATGGCTTGGCACGTTCATTTCCTACATCCTCAGCCATTGATCGTGTTGCAGCAAAAAAGGGATTAAGATGTTACGAAGTTCCAACCGGCTGGAAATTCTTCTGTGCCTTATTTGATGCTAAAAAGCTATCAATCTGTGGTGAAGAATCCTTCGGTACAGGTTCCAATCATATCAGAGAAAAGGACGGTCTATGGGCCATTATTGCTTGGTTAAATATCTTGGCTATCTACCATAGGCGTAACCCTGAAAAGGAAGCTTCGATCAAAACTATTCAGGACGAATTTTGGAACGAGTATGGCCGTACTTTCTTCACAAGATACGATTACGAACATATCGAATGCGAGCAGGCCGAAAAAGTTGTAGCTCTTTTGAGTGAATTTGTATCAAGGCCAAACGTTTGTGGCTCCCACTTCCCAGCTGATGAGTCTTTAACCGTTATCGATTGTGGTGATTTTTCGTATAGAGATCTAGATGGCTCCATCTCTGAAAATCAAGGCCTTTTCGTAAAGTTTTCGAATGGGACTAAATTTGTTTTGAGGTTATCCGGCACAGGCAGTTCTGGTGCAACAATAAGATTATACGTAGAAAAGTATACTGATAAAAAGGAGAACTATGGCCAAACAGCTGACGTCTTCTTGAAACCCGTCATCAACTCCATTGTAAAATTCTTAagatttaaagaaattttagGAACAGACGAACCAACAGTCCGCACATAG
- the YPK1 gene encoding serine/threonine protein kinase YPK1 (S/T protein kinase; required for PM lipid and protein homeostasis; involved in sphingolipid-mediated and cell integrity signaling pathways and endocytosis; phosphorylates and downregulates Fpk1p; phosphorylates and inactivates Orm1p/2p when sphingolipid synthesis is compromised; role in TORC1/2-dependent Rps6a/b phosphorylation; phosphorylated and activated by TORC2 and by Pkh1/2p in the presence of phytosphingosine; human homolog SGK1 complements the null and inviability of a ypk1 ypk2 mutant) produces the protein MYSWKSKFKFGKSKEEKEAKHSGFFHSSKKEEQQNNQATAGEHDASITRSSLDRKGTINPSNSSVVPVRVSYDASSSTSTVRDSNGGNSENTNSSQNLDETANIGSTGTPNDATSSSGMMTIKVYNGDDFILPFPITSSEQILNKLLASGVPPPHKEISKEVDALIAQLSRVQIKNQGPADEDLISSESAAKFIPSTIMLPGSSTLNPLLYFTIEFDNTVATIEAEYGTIAKPGFNKISTFDVTRKLPYLKIDVFARIPSILLPSKTWQQEMGLQDEKLQTIFDKINSNQDIHLDSFHLPINLSFDSAASIRLYNHHWITLDNGLGKINISIDYKPSRNKPLSIDDFDLLKVIGKGSFGKVMQVRKKDTQKVYALKAIRKSYIVSKSEVTHTLAERTVLARVDCPFIVPLKFSFQSPEKLYFVLAFINGGELFYHLQKEGRFDLSRARFYTAELLCALDNLHKLDVVYRDLKPENILLDYQGHIALCDFGLCKLNMKDDDKTDTFCGTPEYLAPELLLGLGYTKAVDWWTLGVLLYEMLTGLPPYYDEDVPKMYKKILQEPLVFPDGFDRDAKDLLIGLLSRDPTRRLGYNGADEIRNHPFFSQLSWKRLLMKGYIPPYKPAVSNSMDTSNFDEEFTREKPIDSVVDEYLSESVQKQFGGWTYVGNEQLGSSMVQGRSIR, from the coding sequence ATGTATTCTTGGAAGTCAAAGTTTAAGTTTGGAaaatctaaagaagaaaaagaagccAAACATAGTGGGTTTTTTCACTCCTctaaaaaggaagaacaGCAGAATAATCAAGCAACTGCGGGGGAACATGATGCTTCAATTACTCGTTCATCTTTAGACAGGAAGGGCACGATAAAtccatcaaattcatcagTGGTCCCGGTTCGTGTTTCATACGATGCATCCTCATCGACCTCTACTGTACGAGATTCAAATGGTGGTAATTCAGAAAACACGAACTCATCTCAAAATTTAGATGAAACAGCAAATATTGGTTCTACAGGGACACCCAATGATGCCACCTCAAGTTCAGGAATGATGACTATCAAAGTATATAATGGTGATGACTTTATTTTACCTTTTCCGATTACCTCAAGCGAGCAAATATTGAATAAACTATTGGCCTCGGGTGTTCCACCGCCACATAAGGAGATTAGTAAAGAAGTAGATGCTTTAATTGCACAACTGTCCCGTGTTCAAATAAAGAACCAAGGTCCAGCTGATGAAGATTTGATCTCTAGCGAGTCAGCAGCAAAGTTCATCCCATCTACTATCATGTTACCAGGGTCTTCGACCTTAAATCCCTTACTATATTTCACcattgaatttgataatacAGTTGCAACTATTGAAGCAGAGTATGGTACGATCGCTAAACCTGGTTTCAATAAGATATCTACCTTTGATGTGACAAGGAAATTACCTTATTTAAAGATTGATGTATTTGCAAGAATTCCGTCCATTCTTTTGCCCTCGAAGACATGGCAACAGGAGATGGGTTTGCAAGACGAGAAGCTACAGaccatttttgataaaataaatTCCAATCAAGATATACATTTAGATTCTTTCCATTTGCCCATCAACTTAAGTTTTGACTCTGCAGCTAGTATTAGACTATATAATCACCACTGGATCACATTGGATAATGGCTTGGGTAAGATCAATATTAGTATTGATTATAAACCTTCCAGAAATAAACCTTTGTCCATCGATGATTTCgatcttttgaaagttatCGGTAAGGGTTCGTTTGGTAAAGTGATGCAAGTCAGAAAGAAAGATACACAAAAAGTATACGCTTTGAAGGCAATCAGAAAATCATACATTGTCTCTAAATCCGAAGTCACGCATACTTTGGCAGAAAGAACCGTTCTAGCACGTGTTGATTGTCCATTTATTGTACCtttgaagttttctttccaatCACCGGAAAAATTATACTTTGTTTTAGCGTTTATCAATGGTGGTGAGTTGTTTTATCATCTACAAAAGGAAGGAAGGTTTGATTTATCACGTGCCAGATTTTATACCGCAGAATTGTTATGTGCGCTAGACAACTTGCATAAACTAGATGTTGTCTATCGTGATTTGAAACCagagaatattttattgGATTATCAAGGCCACATTGCCCTTTGTGATTTCGGGCTATGCAAATTGAATATGAAGGATGATGATAAGACAGATACTTTTTGTGGGACCCCAGAATACTTGGCACCAGAACTATTGCTAGGTTTAGGCTATACAAAGGCAGTAGATTGGTGGACATTGGGAGTCTTGTTATACGAGATGCTCACAGGTCTTCCTCCTTATtatgatgaagatgttCCAAAAATGTATAAGAAGATTCTACAGGAGCCACTAGTTTTCCCAGATGGATTTGATAGAGATGCAAAGGATCTATTGATTGGATTATTGAGCCGTGATCCGACAAGAAGATTGGGCTACAATGGTGCCGACGAAATTCGGAACCATCCTTTTTTCAGCCAATTATCATGGAAGCGCCTGTTGATGAAGGGTTATATTCCACCATATAAACCAGCTGTTAGTAATTCCATGGATACTAGTAATTTCGATGAGGAATTCACTAGGGAGAAGCCAATTGATAGTGTGGTAGATGAATACTTGAGTGAAAGTGTTCAAAAGCAATTTGGTGGCTGGACATACGTTGGAAATGAACAGCTAGGTAGCTCAATGGTGCAAGGTAGAAGCATTAGATAG